A single region of the Neodiprion pinetum isolate iyNeoPine1 chromosome 5, iyNeoPine1.2, whole genome shotgun sequence genome encodes:
- the E(bx) gene encoding nucleosome-remodeling factor subunit NURF301 isoform X4 produces the protein MTGRGTKRRGRPPKSVVMERPKKFQYHLMKKPKYLQNKGSETPNSQPSTPTASRASSPVESEESRRSTRSRKSRGPRDKHARKGGHSGSSAYQRRGYNPNVDYHDSEYHYGSDFGDESSDKTDVDEEPLHSDIESSESLEEPDPSSDSDFSLSSYSTTSGTPRKTLLSQQAQRAPSPEPLWLQNRELPPLDLPKSSDDLLVSKEFVLPSLSIYEVLRHFRTLVRLSSFRFEDFCAALVCEDQTNLLAEIHIMLIKALLREEDSQQTHFGPLDQKDSVNVSLYFVDPMTWPEVLRSYVESDKCFDENILQILSSCEYPFTSVNDRLKVLQFLTDQFLITNPVREDLLHEGNVHYDDHCRVCHRLGDLLCCETCPAVFHLECVEPPLVDVPTEDWQCSICKAHKITGVVDCLPDVEKNGLLCRQEHLGFDRHGRKYWFLGRRVFVESENGEVWYYSTPLQFEELMNCLDRNEMEVALFRELSDYKEEIVRQMELTEKITNQCKGNKKSYFEVENANILKMQKERQEKLNREEEERKEKERQDAEEMVRRMHEGTDSLEEQLAAVSGQNTDKGDGDGMDVDKQNPSAQVAETVEVGGGDTSEMVTTAAAAGTETAPKTSKTSTSVSSSEEVEEEVLEEEDDSSKVGKDGKKHTIVTRSKTGSLQPRTFNMDDLKRRSTTILSKEELDKLDKSLKDEGDGTRITRQKAHQIASGTHLFKLGMDNGFKSYVNQYSTNAIALNKPQRNEERDKKRHLSHKFSLTQASEFKWVGSLTGTRALLVSTLRQTILQLEGSIQAPFMHTNWPLLRKPWTTAVGACVNPRDFARALIVLQACIKSVVFASVWHDQLGHVKLQRVTALEREEKKRQDKKDKKEKEDEEERNRLTYNFVKYTLGLKHQVWKQKGEEYRVHGQWGWLWLSASRRYRSANLNKAGLRAGPQKIMVQIRDQGGIKILALDPPTYEFLIKEYCEPKDLKDLKAEPEEATEVKQEIKEEHPVEAVKKENESEEVKAEEKPDVKERLDGKFLLNSNQENKPHIPSGMKIEKVFLPIHQFEEIDVTKALTTPGRLHYPKIAKKTRIDDFLSRRTHLKLLEERKLSQTEKSKEVTAQAAVPKNTEGDAEVDIENNEESDTDAVDGPLQNILSGKLPTKAISSSARDMLTAIGKRIQLVRIQYANIMRSSKNGSCYSRYCNMTPPPGKVNAAAAQSLTSTCYSPMCLQKARLKRDLITLLKKAKSLSNSQSLPSLAPFSTSSVQQSKASLKHEATDEAKDAIRRDLESAVAMATHCAEEVQATNVVVDNMSEAPLLSDSPSKPAKRIKLEETTPEDSIKVEGNGFEDENIVTTIKTTSNVVTTTTVTTSQQTIKTVDGVVQSSQESLSSRNSVSVASETKTCNLNNMGLKTIFINRRGRTVHRSAITARELTADGTERVYSATSTEGKLYLKKVSISLADRRKKRTPVKYPLCSTFSTRNKHRSILVLPQHELRKLSRLGGRTPVQGFHHIAKANMAVWPYPCPRPLFKTCWLYRTVGLKSLAAAAIQLRILWACLRWDDMSAKPLSTDGKHQVTTDNEIMSLEILKHRHVGQFMDRVQYLRRKVVIPLELPKQVREVTSIRSGLRKRKRPESPQSTEPQVNEEWVDEDKLELWEIKQYGDKLEKANAQIITRSRSGVPQSVVAGGNRGSITGAVDQLVSGKATPEEIKEKMEQQLRIQRAAHQQKRALETLKSPANVTGSPNQIIKVTSNSNPDGTVKIVSKVAIPASPNTSVGKSQLTSLLTTPSQNKTFLGTRRIYMTKSSDGTTRVVSGPTSILPKTTVTSQTPQSQPQQQQSLIKVTNQGTVQVNHTNQVSAASNTPVQHVQQRVQILRGPDGKLQVRGLMPGQQLVQMPDGKLHVLNTGQAIAATPTQTPATTSSASTTTPQSVTKSASNTSSVKPATPVTTSATKASPTKTPTSQTQKIQAQQPATPQPQVLTPGGQVINTNQIVVNNAALAQQLASGKAQLATIGGHQVVIRSTPTGNQIVHLNSTSSAVVKNAVSPTKPQQAAAAQQNQPATPSTQATELATTNTVTSAQTATTTTTPAAASPAPGSTPAPGSVEASLLAGQPPGTVIKCVTAQVIQTSQGPRIVLQGLQGADFTPQQLAMVQQQVKQQLLKAQATTGKQGVLGPTKIYLAVQPAPGTQTAVASRTPTTSAHTQQTQQPVASPPHTTPSAAAPQTESATTPAPSQTAAPGSPIKPKVVVQQVGRPTTGSEAEPQRAALANGQQPSQPSQEPNQTSSPNKFVLTPDYIQQTIKNALKQENLNPEIEEKLLQLQRYQEKQMKGGVESSITCNQIHGTPTATTTRAPSRKRPAPPHVPPLASPTTPNVTTNDKDNEWSETPKKRPAPRQEPRDITKTPKTEVVENTEATPKNRAGKLRDSQEQRRKQQVHSRMQVLLFRHKELLKKDILKKRALLEKELQIDIQKDLSAELATRTKAERHKQDEVKVGSAKRKSNAQAAQHVSPPNRGGRPKKHRVQGNSTTPPGASTATTAGGRIKKEKLYCLCRTPYDETKFYVGCDLCNNWFHGDCVGITEEMSKSLSEFVCTECRHARDTQELYCLCKQPYDESQFYICCDKCQDWFHGRCVGILQSEADNIDEYVCPNCQRNSSVNFANMKNLNGKDLDLLKKLIKQIQAHKSAWPFMEPVDPNEAPDYYKVIKEPMDLQTIELRINDRSYKKLSEFIGDMTKIFDNCRYYNPKESPFFKCAESLETYFVHKIKSLREKFSEGK, from the exons ATGACGGGAAGAGGTACGAAGAGACGGGGTCGTCCCCCAAAGTCCGTGGTTATGGAGAGAccgaaaaaattccaatatcaCCTTATGAAGAAGCCAAAATATCTGCAAAACAAGGGTTCCGAAACACCTAACTCCCAGCCAAGCACACCAACAGCGTCTCGGGCCTCATCTCCAGTTGAGAGCGAAGAGAGCAGGCGCAGTACGCGGAGCAGAAAGTCTCGAGGGCCAAGGGACAAGCATGCGAGGAAAGGCGGCCACTCCGGCTCCAGTGCCTACCAGCGACGTGGTTACAACCCAAACGTCGACTACCATGACTCGGAGTACCACTATGGCTCTGACTTTGGTGACGAGTCTAGTGACAAGACTGACGTAGATGAAGAGCCTCTTCACAGTGACATCGAGTCCTCGGAAAGCCTCGAAGAGCCAGATCCATCCAGCGATAGTGATTTCTCACTATCCAGCTACAGCACGACTAGCGGCACACCTAGGAAAACTCTTCTAAGTCAGCAGGCTCAACGTGCTCCCAGTCCCGAGCCACTTTGGCTCCAAAACCGAGAGCTGCCGCCTCTTGATTTGCCAAAATCTTCCGATGACTTACTCGTCTCCAAGGAATTTGTACTCCCATCTTTGTCCATATACGAGGTTTTGAGACACTTCCGAACTCTGGTTCGTCTCTCCTCGTTTAGGTTCGAGGACTTTTGCGCTGCACTTGTATGCGAAGATCAGACGAATCTTCTAGCCGAGATTCACATTATGCTTATCAAAGCGCTGCTCAGAGAGGAAGACTCTCAGCAGACCCACTTCGGCCCCTTGGATCAAAAGGATTCCGTCAATGTCAGCTTGTATTTTGTTGATCCTATGACTTGGCCCGAAGTACTGCGATCATATGTAGAAAGTGATAAGTGCTTTGACGAAAACATTCTTCAGATACTTTCCTCTTGCGAATATCCCTTCACTTCCGTCAATGATCGCCTCAAAGTATTGCAGTTTTTAACAGACCAGTTTCTCATTACCAATCCCGTGCGTGAGGATTTGTTGCACGAAG GGAATGTTCACTATGACGATCATTGCCGTGTTTGCCATCGACTTGGGGATCTCTTGTGCTGCGAAACATGTCCTGCAGTATTCCATTTGGAATGCGTCGAGCCACCACTGGTCGATGTCCCTACTGAAGATTGGCAGTGCAGCATCTGCAAGGCACACAAAATTACCGGAGTAGTGGACTGTTTGCCGGATGTAGAGAAGAATGGTTTGCTATGCAGGCAGGAACATTTAGGATTTGATCGTCATGGGCGAAAATATTGGTTCCTAGGCAGGAGAGTTTTTGT GGAAAGTGAAAATGGCGAGGTCTGGTACTATAGTACACCTCTCCAGTTCGAGGAACTGATGAATTGTTTGGatcgaaatgaaatggaagtgGCGCTCTTTCGTGAATTGTCAGATTATAAGGAAGAGATAGTACGTCAAATGGAACTcactgaaaaaataacaaaccaATGCAAGGGAAATAAAAAGTCGTACTTTGAGGTAGAAAATG CCAACAtattgaaaatgcaaaaagaGAGGCAAGAAAAACTTAACagagaagaggaggagaggaaagaaaaggagagacAAGATGCCGAGGAAATGGTCCGAAGAATGCATGAAGGTACAGATTCTTTAGAAGAACAATTAGCGGCTGTTTCTGGACAGAACACAGATAAAGGGGATGGTGATGGTATGGACGTCGACAAGCAAAATCCTTCAGCACAAGTGGCGGAAACAGTGGAAGTAGGCGGTGGCGATACATCAGAGATGGTAACAACTGCGGCAGCAGCAGGGACCGAGACAGCCCCGAAGACTTCCAAGACGAGTACGTCTGTCTCCTCCTCTGAAGaagttgaagaagaagtttTAGAGGAGGAAGATGATTCTTCCAAGGTTGGAAAAGATG GTAAAAAGCATACAATTGTAACAAGATCAAAGACAGGCTCGCTACAACCACGTACTTTCAATATGGATGATTTGAAAAGAAGGAGCACGACGATACTTTCTAAGGAAGAGCTTGACAAACTGGATAAATCTTTGAAAGATGAAGGTGACGGAACTCGAATAACACGTCAGAAGGCACATCAAATAGCATCAGGTACTCACCTGTTCAAACTCGGAATGGATAACGGGTTTAAATCATACGTCAACCAGTATAGCACAAACGCGATAGCGCTCAATAAACCTCAGCGTAATGAAGAACGCGATAAGAAGAGACATCTGTCACACAAATTCTCTCTAACGCAAGCTTCCGAGTTCAAATGGGTTGGGAGTTTGACGGGAACGCGAGCTCTGTTAGTGAGCACCCTGCGTCAAACCATCTTACAATTGGAAGGAAGTATCCAGGCACCATTTATGCATACTAACTGGCCTTTGCTTCGAAAACCGTGGACTACTGCAGTTGGAGCTTGCGTGAATCCCCGCGACTTTGCAAGAGCTCTGATAGTCCTTCAAGCCTGCATAAAATCCGTCGTGTTTGCCAGCGTCTGGCACGACCAGCTTGGTCACGTTAAGCTTCAACGAGTGACGGCGCttgaaagagaagaaaaaaagcgGCAAGATAAGAAggataagaaagaaaaggaagacgaggaggagCGGAACAGGCTTACCTACAACTTTGTCAAGTATACGCTGGGACTGAAACATCAAGTCTGGAAGCAGAAAGGCGAAGAGTACAGGGTTCACGGTCAATGGGGATGGCTCTGGCTGTCGGCAAGCCGTCGCTACAGGTCTGCGAATCTGAACAAAGCTGGCTTGCGAGCTGGCCCTCAAAAGATTATGGTGCAAATTAGGGATCAGGGAGGTATCAAGATTTTGGCTCTTGATCCGCCAACTTATGAATTCTTAATAAAAGAGTACTGTGAGCCCAAGGACCTCAAGGACTTAAAAGCCGAGCCTGAAGAAGCTACAGAGGTGAAACAAGAAATAAAGGAGGAACACCCAGTTGAAGCtgtgaagaaagaaaatgaatctGAAGAAGTTAAAGCGGAAGAAAAACCAGATGTGAAAGAAAGATTGGACGGAAAATTCTTGCTGAACTCGAACCAAGAAAATAAACCACACATACCTT CTGgaatgaaaatcgaaaaagtaTTTCTACCGATACATCAGTTTGAAGAAATCGATGTAACCAAGGCATTAACTACACCTGGTCGTTTGCATTACCcaaaaattgccaaaaaaacTAGAATCGACGATTTCTTATCGAGGAGAACACACCTAAAACTCTTGGAAGAGAGAAAGTTATCCCAAACG GAGAAGTCAAAGGAGGTAACCGCCCAAGCAGCTGTTCCAAAAAACACCGAAGGTGATGCAGAAGTAGACATTGAGAATAATGAAGAGAGCGATACAGATGCTGTCGACGGACCACTGCAGAATATATTGTCTGGAAAATTACCAACTAAAGCGATTTCCTCGTCTGCTAGAGACATGCTAACGGCGATTGGGAAACGGATCCAACTAGTCAGAATTCAGTATGCAAATATAATGCGCTCATCAAAGAATGGCAGCTGTTATTCTCGTTACTGCAACATGACCCCTCCTCCTGGAAAGGTGAATGCAGCAGCGGCACAGAGTCTCACCTCAACGTGCTATTCCCCAATGTGTTTGCAGAAAGCTAGGCTAAAACGAGATCTAATTACTTTACTAAAAAAAGCCAAGAGCTTGAGCAACAGTCAGTCACTGCCAAGCCTAGCCCCGTTCAGTACATCCTCTGTCCAACAATCTAAAGCAAGCTTGAAACACGAAGCAACAGATGAGGCTAAAGATGCTATCAGAAGGGATTTGGAGTCTGCCGTTGCAATGGCTACGCACTGTGCCGAAGAAGTTCAGGCAACAAACGTAGTCGTTGATAACATGTCGGAAGCGCCTTTGCTCTCCGATAGCCCTTCAAAACCGGCTAAAAGAATTAAATTAGAAGAAACGACCCCAGAAGATAGCATAAAA GTTGAGGGCAATGGCTTTGAGGATGAAAATATAGTGACAACGATCAAAACAACTAGCAATGTTGTGACAACGACAACCGTTACTACGTCTCAACAAACAATAAAAACCGTGGACGGCGTTGTTCAGAGTTCACAGGAGAGTTTATCATCTCGAAATTCAGTCTCAGTTGCATCGGAGACAAAGACATG CAATCTCAACAATATGGGgttaaaaacaatatttatcaaCCGTCGAGGCAGAACTGTGCATCGGAGCGCCATAACAGCTAGAGAATTGACTGCGGATGGAACTGAGAGAGTATATTCTGCCACTTCGACAGAAGGGAAACTTTAtctgaaaaaagtttcgattTCATTGGCGGACAGACGAAAGAAACGTACTCCAGTAAAATATCCACTTTGCTCAACATTTTCCACAAGAAATAAACACCGCAGTATCCTTGTATTGCCGCAGCACGAACTTCGTAAACTTTCGCGACTTGGCGGACGAACTCCTGTCCAAGGATTTCATCATATTGCTAAG GCGAACATGGCTGTATGGCCGTATCCCTGCCCAAGGCCGTTGTTCAAAACGTGTTGGCTTTACAGAACTGTTGGCCTAAAGTCATTGGCTGCAGCTGCAATACAGTTGAGAATTTTATGGGCCTGTTTACGCTGGGACGATATGTCTGCCAAACCTTTGTCAACGGATGGCAAGCATCAAGTCACAACTGACAACGAGATTATGTCCTTGGAGATCTTGAAGCATCGACATGTCGGCCAATTCATGGACAGAGTACAATATCTTCGAAGAAAAGTAGTGATACCTTTAGAGCTGCCAAAGCAAGTTAGAG aggTTACTTCAATCCGTAGCGggttgagaaaaagaaaacgtccTGAATCACCGCAAAGTACGGAGCCTCAGGTGAACGAGGAGTGGGTGGACGAAGATAAACTTGAACTTTGGGAGATAAAGCAATATGGAGACAA GTTAGAGAAGGCTAATGCCCAGATTATTACTAGGAGTCGATCAGGAGTACCGCAATCTGTGGTTGCGGGTGGGAATAGGGGGTCGATTACAGGAGCCGTTGACCAGTTGGTCAGCGGCAAGGCAACGCCTGAAGAGATTAAAGAGAAAATGGAGCAACAGCTGCGTATTCAAAGGGCCGCTCACCAACAAAAGAGGGCCCTGGAAACTCTAAAGAGTCCAGCAAATGTCACAGGTTCCCCTAATCAGATCATCAAAGTTACGTCAAACTCCAATCCAG ATGGCACCGTCAAAATAGTTTCCAAAGTAGCAATACCTGCTAGTCCAAATACTAGTGTTGGAAAATCCCAGCTCACATCACTCTTGACCACGCCGTCTCAAAATAAAACTTTCCTTGGAACTAGGCGTATATACATGACCAAAT CTTCTGACGGTACGACTCGAGTTGTCTCAGGGCCCACCAGCATTCTCCCCAAGACTACCGTCACATCTCAAACCCCTCAGTCTCAGCCACAACAGCAACAGTCGTTGATAAAAGTAACGAATCAGGGAACTGTTCAGGTCAATCATACAAATCAAGTTTCAGCAG CCTCCAACACCCCCGTTCAGCACGTACAGCAGCGGGTCCAGATCCTTCGAGGGCCGGATGGTAAACTCCAGGTTCGAGGGTTGATGCCTGGTCAACAACTTGTACAAATGCCTGACGGAAAACTCCATGTTCTAAACACTGGTCAAGCTATAGCTGCCACACCTACACAGACGCCTGCGACCACAAGTTCGGCAAGCACAACCACACCGCAG AGCGTCACTAAGTCTGCGAGCAATACAAGCTCTGTCAAACCAGCTACACCTGTTACAACATCTGCTACCAAAGCCAGTCCCACAAAAACTCCAACCAGTCAAACCCAAAAAATCCAAGCGCAGCAACCAGCCACCCCACAACCACAG GTATTGACCCCGGGTGGGCAAGTTATCAATACAAATCAAATCGTGGTGAATAATGCAGCCCTTGCCCAGCAGCTCGCGTCCGGCAAAGCTCAGTTGGCAACGATCGGAGGACACCAAGTTGTTATACGTAGTACACCGACTGGTAATCAGATTGTTCATCTGAATTCAACTAGCAGTGCTGTTgtgaaaaatgctgtttcaCCTACAAAACCTCAACAAG CAGCAGCGGCTCAGCAGAATCAGCCTGCAACTCCGTCGACGCAAGCTACAGAACTAGCTACTACAAATACGGTGACCAGTGCTCAGACAGCGACAACGACCACCACACCAGCTGCTGCAAGTCCTGCTCCAGGTTCTACTCCAGCTCCTGGCAGTGTAGAAGCTTCTCTGTTAGCAGGGCAGCCACCTGGTACCGTTATAAAGTGTGTCACAGCTCAGGTGATTCAAACATCTCAAGGTCCCCGAATAGTTTTGCAAGGACTCCAAGGAGCCGACTTCACTCCACAGCAACTCGCCATGGTTCAACAACAAGTCAAGCAACAACTGCTCAAAG cACAAGCAACTACCGGCAAGCAAGGCGTGCTAGGACCAACGAAGATATACCTAGCAGTTCAACCAGCTCCAGGAACTCAAACGGCAGTTGCTTCTCGCACGCCAACAACATCTGCTCACACTCAACAAACACAGCAACCGGTAGCTTCACCTCCACACACGACTCCTTCGGCAGCTG CACCGCAAACTGAGTCAGCTACAACCCCAGCTCCATCTCAGACTGCAGCCCCAGGTTCTCCGATAAAGCCCAAAGTCGTAGTGCAGCAGGTCGGACGTCCAACTACCGGAAGCGAAGCTGAACCCCAACGTGCAGCTCTGGCGAATGGGCAGCAGCCTTCACAGCCTTCCCAAGAGCCTAATCAAACATCGTCACCTAACAAATTTGTCCTCACTCCGGATTACATACAGCAAA caatAAAAAATGCACTAAAGCAGGAAAATCTTAATCCTGAAATAGAAGAGAAACTTCTACAACTGCAGCGGTATCAAGAGAAGCAAATGAAGGGTGGCGTCGAGAGCTCCATAACCTGCAACCAAATCCACGGCACCCCAACTGCAACTACAACGCGAGCTCCGTCCCGGAAGAGACCTGCGCCGCCCCACGTTCCGCCACTTGCCTCACCTACTACTCCTAATGTGACGACAAATGATAAGGATAACGAATGGAGCGAAACACCGAAGAAAAGACCAGCCCCACGACAAGAACCTCGAGATATAACGAA AACACCCAAGACGGAGGTTGTAGAGAATACCGAGGCTACTCCAAAGAATCGTGCTGGGAAACTAAGGGATTCTCAAGAACAGAGGAGAAAGCAGCAAGTTCATTCTCGAATGCAAGTGTTGTTGTTCCGGCACAAGGAACTCCTAAAAAAAGACATATTGAAAAAACGAGCTTTGCTCGAGAAGGAATTGCAAATCGATATTCAG aaGGATCTTTCCGCTGAACTAGCTACAAGAACTAAGGCAGAAAGGCACAAACAGGACGAAGTCAAGGTCGGAAGTGCTAAGCGTAAATCGAACGCTCAGGCAGCGCAACATGTCAGCCCACCAAATCGTGGGGGCAGGCCTAAGAAGCACAGAGTCCAAGGAAACAGCACAACACCGCCTGGTGCTTCAACGGCAACCACCGCGGGGGGACGTATCAAAAAAGAGAAGCTCTACTGCCTGTGTAGAACGCCTTACGACGAAACGAA ATTTTACGTAGGTTGCGATCTCTGTAACAATTGGTTCCATGGAGACTGCGTGGGAATTACAGAAGAAATGAGCAAATCACTGTCTGAGTTTGTATGCACCGAGTGTCGGCATGCGAGAGATACGCAAGAGCTGTACTGTCTTTGCAAACAACCTTATGATGAATCTCA gtTTTATATTTGCTGTGACAAATGCCAGGACTGGTTCCATGGTCGTTGCGTAGGTATTCTTCAATCCGAAGCTGATAACATTGATGAATACGTCTGCCCAAATTGCCAGCGAAACTCCTCAGTTAACTTTGCTAATATGAAAAATCTTAACGGAAAGGATCTTGACCTTTTAAAGAAGTTAATAAAACAGATACAg GCACACAAGAGTGCCTGGCCTTTTATGGAGCCTGTAGATCCCAACGAGGCGCCAGATTACTACAAAGTTATAAAAGAACCTATGG ATTTGCAAACTATCGAATTGAGGATAAATGACAGATCATACAAAAAACTTAGCGAGTTTATCGGAGACATGACCAAGATATTTGATAACTGTCGTTACTACAACCCTAAGGAGTCTCCGTTCTTCAAGTGTGCTGAGTCTTTGGAAACTTACTTTGTGCACAAAATTAAAAGTCTAAGAGAAAAGTTCTCCGAAGGCAAATGA